The genome window ATTAAATAGAAGAAATAGGCTGTAGAGAGTATTCCCCAGACATTGACCATCCCATTCACTCCAATGACCAAATGCAAAGGGAATGTGACAATGGCAATCACATTCAGCGCACAGATATAAAAACTCTGGATGACTAAGTGTTCAGCATAATTGTACCCTTTCTTTGGAAAAAAGAGGAACGTGAAGAAACCGTAAATAGGAATAGCGATCCAAAGAAATAGATTGTACCAATCAAAGAAAAGCTGCTGCATCAACCCAGATAAATATCCTATCTGTCCTTCTTCTTTCTCAGTAAGTCCCTTATTAAACCCTTTTTCAAACTCTAACAATAGATCATCAACACCTGCCAAATACATCACAAAGAGGCTTACTGCTGTCGTCAAGATGAGGAGTCTAAAGACGTTGAATATTCTAAATCTCCCTTCTCCCAGGTAGAATATCACAATTTTATCAGGATTTACAAAAAGAAGCTTCAGGGTATATATGAGCCCTCTTTCAATATTGAAAGCATTCAATAAGTCCAGCACTGATTGCTTTAATGTAATCCTATTGATCTTGCGTTTCTCTTCTACCTCTATGGGATACTTCATAAGGGGTGAATATAATAGGAATCAAGAAATTTTATTGATCCAACCACTGCTTAAATGAAGTGGCTTTCTCACTACTCACCAATATTTGTTCTTCTGAAGACAAATGATTTAGTTCCACCAGTAGCTTACCCTTGAAGTGCTTGTGTACCGTAGTGATATACTCCACATTGATAATGAATTGACGATTTGCCCTGTAAAAAAACTGTGGATCGAGTTGATTGATTAATTCATCAAGTGTAAAATCTGATAGGTAAGTCTTTTGATTTTTGGTGACAATATGAACCACTCCATGCTTGCTTTGAAAACAAACAATATCTTCTGACTTAATAGCTAGCATCTTGTCGCCTTGTTTCACTAAAAATCGCGATTTAAACTTTGTCTCTGTAAGATTAATCTGGCTTAGCAGTGCAGACATATCTACTCCACTTTGATTAAAGCTTTGGTGCAGCGTTTTATACTTTTCTATTGATCGTTCTAAATCCTCTTTCTTAATAGGTTTCAGCAAATAGTCAATGCTATTGACTTTAAATGCTCGAAGCAAATATTCATCAAAGGCCGTAGTGAAAATCACTGGACATTTCACGTCAATCTGATCAAAGATCTGAAAGCTGATTCCATCGCTAATTTGGATATCCATTAAAGCTAAGTCAGGAAGATCGTGATTCTTCATCCACTTCACAGTATCCTCTACCGTATCAAGCACCTCCAAAATTTCAATATCAGGATCTATATCCATAAGAATTTTCTCCAATCTTCGGAAAGCAGGTGCTTCATCTTCAACAATCAATACTTTCATGTGTATGTATAATTTTTAGCGGCCACATCGGTCCGCCGAAGCGGGAATTCGCATGAACAACATTCAACCTCGATTGGTATGTGCGCACTTATGCTCATTTCATACAAACTGTAAGTCTTTTTCCTCGACTAAGTCAATGAGAGGAACAGCTACCATGTAATTCGTCGCACTCGTAATAATATCAATTTCCTTTCCTCCTAAAATACTGTAGCGTTTTCTAATATTATCTAACCCTGTTTTTGTGGATTTGTCCAGCGCTTCCTTTCGCTGAAGATTGTTTTTCACAATCACTGATGTTCCACTCTCAATATAAATAGAGATATGAAGTGGCTTGGCTTTCGAGACCACATTATGTTTGATCGCATTCTCTACTAGCATTTGAAGTGTCAATGGTGGAATGGTCAACTCAAGGTATTTTTCATGTATATCAAATTCAAAGGAAAGATTATCTGGATATCTCATTCGCAATAGAAAAAGATACGACTTAACAAAGTCCAGCTCTTCATTTAAACTAACCAGTTCACGCTCTTTATTCTGAAGAATATATCGATATACTTCCGAGAGTTTTTCTGTAAAAGCTACAGCGGCATCAGCATCTTCAGGTATAATGGTTGTCAATGTATTTAGACTATTAAATAAAAAATGGGGACTCATTTGATTCTGTAAAACTTCGTATTGAGTTCTAATTTGCTGACTCTTCAATTGCTGATTAAGCGTGAATTGCTCTTTCCATTTCTCAAAAAAGTACGCAGCTTCATAGGACAAGGATATCACTGTAGCAGCAATAAAATTGAAAGGCAAAAATTCCGTATGCTCAGAGGGCTTAAGCAAATCCTGAAAAGAACTGATCTGAAATAGCAACTTTAGGGGTAGACCTCCGATGCTCATCCAGATAATGATGAACAAAGAAGTAAGAAGTAGACGTTTTTGAACCTTGCTTATCTCTGGGAGTTTTCTTCTGAAAAAGAAAATGACGATACAGGCTCCATTCCAATAAACAGCAGTGAAGCATACTCCTACAAGATAAGCAAACCAAAATGGCGAATCATGCATATGATCACCGTTGCTCAACGTAGCTGCAATGGCAACCAGAAGAATGCCTATCCAACGAATATGTATTTCTTTCAATTTCACTTTTTAAAGATAATCAAGAGGAAAGATCACCATAAGATGTAAAAAGTTAAGACCAGAATTATTTGGGATGAACCCCTAAAATATTCACTCAAAACCTAAACATCACTTCAATAGGGTTTTACTTCGATTCATTGCTGTTTTCTGCGGCTTCAATGGAATTTCCATATGTCTCACGCTCTTTTACGTTTTCACCTGTAGAACCTACGCTTAGGTTAGCTGAAAAATCAACATCATGAACGCTAACAAATCACTTAACATCATTATTCTAATGGGTTTATCCATCTTTTGGACAAGCAATGTGTTTGCACAAACCCAAACCGTAAAAGGAATAATTCTAGATGCTCAAGCAGAGTATCCTTTAATTGGCGCTACCATCAGCTTAGTTGGATCAGATCCTATTCAAGGGTCTATTACAGAAGTAGATGGGTCATTTAGAATCGATGAAGTGCCTATTGGTAGGCAAACTCTTTCAGTTCAATATATCGGATACAAGAGCATCACTATTCCGAATGTTTTAGTGACTTCTGGAAAAGAAGTCGTGCTTCGTTTACTCCTGGAAGAATCCGTAGAGCGACTGCAGGAAGTGGTCGTTACCGCAAATGCAGATAAGGACTTACCCATCAATGATCTGGCGAAAGTAAGTGCACGAACTTTCAGTATTGAAGAAGTGACTCGCTACTCAGGAGGTCGAAATGATGTAGCCAGACTTGCATCAAGTTTTGCGGGTGTGAGTACTCCGGATGACTCTAGAAATGATATCGTGGTTAGAGGCAACTCCCCTACCGCACTTCTCTGGAGAATTAATGGCATTCCAGTTAGCAATGTCAATCATTTTTCCACATTAGGAACTACCGGCGGTCCTGTAAGTGCTTTGAATACCAATATGTTAAGAACATCAGACTTTATTACTGGAGCTTTCCCTGCCGAGTATGGTAATACCTATGGAGCTGTTTTTGACATCAACTTCAGAGATGGAAACAAAGACGCATACGAATTTACCGCTCAGTTAGCCGCATTTTCTGGTTTGGAGTTTATGGCAGAAGGGCCCATCTCTAAAGCTAATAATTCTTCTTTCCTAATTTCTTATAGGTATGGCATAGCAGGTGCTGCAGCTCCTGGCACCTCAGGAATTCCAGCTTATCAAGATCTGGCCTTCAAAATAGATTTAGGAGACAGCCCTGTCGGCAATTTTGAATTGTTCGGGATGGGCGGAAATAGTAGCATCGATTTTCTGGGAAAGGATATCGATGACAATGATCTCTTTGCCAATCCAAATCAAGACGCATTTGTTGAAAGTCGATTAGGACTGATTGGGCTAAATCAAACATTGCGACTTGGAAAAAATAGCTTTCTGAAAAATACGGTTGGTTACTACACCAATCAGAATGACTATTTGCAAGACAATTTCATACGTGATAATGAAAACAACATAACTGCGGTTTATCGAGCTACCGAAGTAGAAAGTGTAGAAGATCGTATCAATGCATCTACCCAGTTCAACACCAAGCTAAGTGCTCGCACAAGTCTTAGAGCAGGTGTTCTAGCAGAATTTTTCAACATCAAGTCAGACGTAAGAGATAGAGACAATAGGCCAGCCGGGCAGATTCCTGATGATAATAATGACGGAATACCTGATGACTTTTTTCAGGTAAGAGATGCGGATGATCAATTGGCTTTGTGGCAACCATATGCTCAAGGTGAATACAAATTCACTGACGACATTAGCGTAACTGGCGGTCTTCATGCACAGTATCTAGACATCAATGAGAATTTTGTTTTGGAACCAAGAGTTGCGGCAAGCTGGCAGTTTACTCCAACTCAACGAATCAGTGTTGCCTATGGTAGACATTCTCAAAATGTTCCGTTCCCAATACTCTTTCTAAACGAGGAAACTTCTACTGATAATTTTGAGAAAACCAATCTGGATCTGACGTTCATTCGAAGTAACCATTTTGTGGTAGGATATGACAGGAAAATTGGGCAACAATTGAGGATAAAAGCTGAGGTCTACTACCAAAACTTGTTTGATGTACCGATAGAACAAGCGGACACAAGTTCCTACTCAGTGCTCAATGAAGGAGGTGATTTTGTATTTGATGAAAGAGGCTCATTGGTAAATGATGGTAAAGGAGTCAACTACGGTCTTGAACTGACATTAGAGAAGTTCTTCAGTAATAACTATTACGGTCTACTCACTACCTCGCTTTTTGAATCCACATATGAGGGGGCAGATGGAATTGAAAGAAATACAGCTTTCAACAATAACTATGTAATAAATCTGCTCTTTGGGAAAGAGTGGTTGGTGGGCAGCAATGAAAAGCGCGACTTCATGCTTACGTTTGACACCCGTTTTTCCAGATCAGGAGGCAGACCTTTTACTCCTATTGATCTACAAGGTTCAATTGACAATAATAATGACCAGGTGGAATTTGAAGACAGGGCTTTTGCAGAGAGCTTGGATGCTTACATGAGACTGGATTTGAAATTTGGATTCAGAATCAATAGCAAGCGTAAGAAAATATCACACCAATTCTTCTTAGACCTACAAAATGTAACGAATAGAACAAATCAGTTTACGAGAAGATACAATGAGGTGACTCAACAAATAAATACCGTGGAGCAGATTGGCTTCTTCCCAGATATCTTATATCGAATTCAATTTTAAGACCTATGTGGACACTTACCAAATCCAAGAAAGACCTAAACGTTCTGATTTTGAAAAGCAATATCAGAACCAAAAATGATGTTGAGAAAGTCAATCAGATATTCAGTCAGATCGAATGCATAAAACGTTGGATAGTAGATTTAGATGATTGGGAGCATGTTTTGAAAGTAGAGTGTTTTGTCCTCTCATGTGAGAATATCTCCGTTATACTGGAAAGGTTTGGGTACAAGTGTTCGGAATTAAATCATTAAGCCGACGTTAATGTCAATGAAAATAGCCCTTCGTAAGTAGGGCTATTTATATTTAAGCTCATGACCAAGCCATTCTCATATGACTTTGCAATTGTAGGTGCAGGAGCCGCAGGGCTTCAACTTACGTTGAAGATGATCAACGATGATTTCTTCAATGAAAAAAGCATACTCCTCCTTGACAAAGATGAAAAAAGCGCCAATGACAGAACATGGTGTTTCTGGGAAAAAGAAGAAAGCATTTGGGATCAACTGGCTATCCAAAAATGGAAAACGGGCTTATTCATCAATGATAAAAAGACCATTTCCTTTGATCTCGCTCCCTACCAGTATAAGATGGTAAGGTCAGCAGACTTTTATGCTTATGCTAAGGCCATCATTGAGAAAGCTAAAAATGTTGATTGGGTAAAAAGCGAGGTATCAGACATCAAAGAGCAAGAGATTCTAGGTGAGGAAAAAACATACCATTCACATCACATTTTTGACAGTAGAATTCCAGAAGCTTTCCATGAAAAAAAGTCATCCTACCATTCTTTAATCCAACATTTTAAAGGCTGGTTTATCGAAACTGAAAGTCCCGCTTTTGATCCAGAGGTATTCACAATGATGGATTACCGCCTTAAATGGAAGGAAAGCACCAGTTTTACGTATGTTCTGCCTCTTTCCCCTACTTCAGCACTTGTAGAGTTCACCCTATTCAATGATCAACTCCTACCTGATGATGAGTATGATCACTATCTCAAAAAATACATAGACACCTATCTAAGCCTTAAAAACTACACGATCAAAGAAGTCGAGCAAGGGTTGATTCCCATGTCTAACTATCCATTTCACAAACATCACTCAACATACACCACTAAAATTGGAACTGCTGGCGGTTGGGTTAGGCCTTCTTCAGGATATTCATTCAAAAATGCTGATAGGTATTCTTCCATGGTTATTGAAAACATTAAAAAAGGCCATCGCCCAGAAAAGGGCATAGCTACTTCTCGATTTAGAACATACGATTCTATCTTTCTAAATGTGCTTGCTTCCAGAAATGATTTAGGTGAAGATATCTTTACAAAACTGTATACCAAACCGGAGATACAATCAGTCTTTCGATTCCTCGATGAGGAAAGTAGTTTTTCAGAAGATTTAAAAGTTATGTTTTCGTTGAATCGTCCACAGTTTTGGAAAGCATTTCTAGATACATTCCGGAGTTAGATCAAATTTTGCACCTTAGCCCTATTCTGTAATGCATGAGGTTATCAATAGCGGGGACAAACACATTCTCCATATCGTCTCGAAGCTGTACATCAGAAAATACAGTTCGCGTTACGTTCAGATAAGATTCAATGTGTTTTGAAACCTTATATTCATACCTCAGTCCTGTCAGAATCAACAACATACGCAAACGATTTGCTCGATCCATTTCATTCACGATAACTCCATTTTGAATATGCGCATTAAACCCATCACCTTCTGCATAAACCTTAATCCGATGCTTTTCTGAAATATGATATTGAACATTGGAGACTGGAGCACCAACATTATAAGACCACTTCCGATGAAACTTTCTGTAATAACTAATAAACGGGAATGGAATTGGCCGACGACTATTTGTTGAATACGATAAGCCTGCAATGATTCGAAAAGGTTTCTTTGCTGAATCACTATTCTTTTTATCCTTAACAAATACAATGACACCTGACATCAATAAGTCCTGAGACATAAGTCCATCCTGTAAATTGCTATTGACAGATGGCGTAATTTGAACACCAAATCGCCAATCATTATTCATCATGGAGGTGTATGTAAGATTCAGATCTATTTCAGTGAAATTATCTGTATCACTCTTATCATAAGAGTCCATTTCCTCTCTCAAATTAATATTGGTAGCTGTATAGTCTACTCCTGCAAAAAAATAGGCTTTATCATGAATCCTGAATGGAACATTAAAAAGAATCCTTTTACTGTTGTAGGAGAAGTTAGCATCATCTCCCGGAGCTACGGTATACTCGACCTTAGCTAAATCCAGGTATTGACAATTGGCACCAGAATACAGGCAAAAAACGATGACTATAGAAAGAACTATTCGCATTGAAATAGCGAAGTTCGGTAAAAAAACAAGCCTAGCATTTAGATATTTTACTATTTCGATAAACGAATGACATAGGGCTGTCACTACAACCGATTTCTTTGACATATGTTCAATTTTAACACGTAAAACATGACAACTGAAGAAGTAGCAAATCAATTGGTAAAACTTTGCCGAGAAGGAAAATTTGAAGAGTGCATTCGTGAGCTCTACTCACCAGACATTATCAGTATCGAGCCAGAAGGAGGGCCATGGGAATCCAAAGTACAAGGTCTGGATGCCCTCGCTAAAAAAGGACAACAATGGAACGAAATGTTAGCTGAGTTTCATTCCAGTGAAATATCTGATCCTGTGGCAGCAGAGAATTTCTTCTCAATCACGATGAAATCGAAGGTGACACTAAAAGGAATGGATCATCAAATAGATATGGATGAAGTGTGTGTGTATCGGGTAGAGGATGGGAAAGTTGTTACAGAACAGTTTTTCTACACTCCTATGCCACAGCCAGCATAATCACTGAAATGGAATCATAAGGCAAAACCGTCCCAAAAGACGGTTTTTGTTTGAACACTCTAATTTTACATTGGAATGAGAAGTTTCGAAGAAAGACTAAAAGGTGGACATCCTAACTCCCTAGGTAATACTATCGAGGTAGTAGAGGAAGTGTTAAACGATAATCATCACTTCGATGAACTGTTCAATTGCTACTTCAGTGACGATGAACTCGTTCGACTGAGGGTTTCGAGTGCAGTGAAGAGGGTTTGTATCTCTAAAAAAGAGATGGTTATTCCGTATATCGATATTCTGCTTAAGAAAGTATCCAAAATAGATCAAGCCTCTACACAATGGACTTTAGCATTGCTCTTCCAAATGCTGGAAGACGATATGAATGAAGAACAACTGGCAGAGTCAAAGGCAATCCTTCGCAGAAATCTTGAAAATCACAAAGATTGGATTGTTTTGAATAACTCAATGGAAACACTTTATCATTGGTTGGAAAAAGATAGCCAATTGAAGCAATGGCTTCAAAAGCTTTTGAAAAAGCTTACTTCAGACTCTCGAAAATCTGTTTCAAAGCGAGCAATGAAGTTGTTGAAAAAACTTTCTGAACAAGAAAATACCTAAATGAAAAGCCTCCAAATATCCTCCAACCCAGAAGTTGAATCAAGATTCAATAACTATTCGGATGAAATTCGAGATAAAATCCTAAATCTAAGTCGCTTGATTATTGAAGTGGCAGAGGAGATAGAAGAAATCAATAATTTGGAAGAAACGCTTAAATGGGGCGAGCC of Marinobacter alexandrii contains these proteins:
- a CDS encoding LytTR family DNA-binding domain-containing protein, whose translation is MKVLIVEDEAPAFRRLEKILMDIDPDIEILEVLDTVEDTVKWMKNHDLPDLALMDIQISDGISFQIFDQIDVKCPVIFTTAFDEYLLRAFKVNSIDYLLKPIKKEDLERSIEKYKTLHQSFNQSGVDMSALLSQINLTETKFKSRFLVKQGDKMLAIKSEDIVCFQSKHGVVHIVTKNQKTYLSDFTLDELINQLDPQFFYRANRQFIINVEYITTVHKHFKGKLLVELNHLSSEEQILVSSEKATSFKQWLDQ
- a CDS encoding histidine kinase; translation: MKEIHIRWIGILLVAIAATLSNGDHMHDSPFWFAYLVGVCFTAVYWNGACIVIFFFRRKLPEISKVQKRLLLTSLFIIIWMSIGGLPLKLLFQISSFQDLLKPSEHTEFLPFNFIAATVISLSYEAAYFFEKWKEQFTLNQQLKSQQIRTQYEVLQNQMSPHFLFNSLNTLTTIIPEDADAAVAFTEKLSEVYRYILQNKERELVSLNEELDFVKSYLFLLRMRYPDNLSFEFDIHEKYLELTIPPLTLQMLVENAIKHNVVSKAKPLHISIYIESGTSVIVKNNLQRKEALDKSTKTGLDNIRKRYSILGGKEIDIITSATNYMVAVPLIDLVEEKDLQFV
- a CDS encoding lycopene cyclase family protein, which translates into the protein MTKPFSYDFAIVGAGAAGLQLTLKMINDDFFNEKSILLLDKDEKSANDRTWCFWEKEESIWDQLAIQKWKTGLFINDKKTISFDLAPYQYKMVRSADFYAYAKAIIEKAKNVDWVKSEVSDIKEQEILGEEKTYHSHHIFDSRIPEAFHEKKSSYHSLIQHFKGWFIETESPAFDPEVFTMMDYRLKWKESTSFTYVLPLSPTSALVEFTLFNDQLLPDDEYDHYLKKYIDTYLSLKNYTIKEVEQGLIPMSNYPFHKHHSTYTTKIGTAGGWVRPSSGYSFKNADRYSSMVIENIKKGHRPEKGIATSRFRTYDSIFLNVLASRNDLGEDIFTKLYTKPEIQSVFRFLDEESSFSEDLKVMFSLNRPQFWKAFLDTFRS
- a CDS encoding TonB-dependent receptor codes for the protein MNANKSLNIIILMGLSIFWTSNVFAQTQTVKGIILDAQAEYPLIGATISLVGSDPIQGSITEVDGSFRIDEVPIGRQTLSVQYIGYKSITIPNVLVTSGKEVVLRLLLEESVERLQEVVVTANADKDLPINDLAKVSARTFSIEEVTRYSGGRNDVARLASSFAGVSTPDDSRNDIVVRGNSPTALLWRINGIPVSNVNHFSTLGTTGGPVSALNTNMLRTSDFITGAFPAEYGNTYGAVFDINFRDGNKDAYEFTAQLAAFSGLEFMAEGPISKANNSSFLISYRYGIAGAAAPGTSGIPAYQDLAFKIDLGDSPVGNFELFGMGGNSSIDFLGKDIDDNDLFANPNQDAFVESRLGLIGLNQTLRLGKNSFLKNTVGYYTNQNDYLQDNFIRDNENNITAVYRATEVESVEDRINASTQFNTKLSARTSLRAGVLAEFFNIKSDVRDRDNRPAGQIPDDNNDGIPDDFFQVRDADDQLALWQPYAQGEYKFTDDISVTGGLHAQYLDINENFVLEPRVAASWQFTPTQRISVAYGRHSQNVPFPILFLNEETSTDNFEKTNLDLTFIRSNHFVVGYDRKIGQQLRIKAEVYYQNLFDVPIEQADTSSYSVLNEGGDFVFDERGSLVNDGKGVNYGLELTLEKFFSNNYYGLLTTSLFESTYEGADGIERNTAFNNNYVINLLFGKEWLVGSNEKRDFMLTFDTRFSRSGGRPFTPIDLQGSIDNNNDQVEFEDRAFAESLDAYMRLDLKFGFRINSKRKKISHQFFLDLQNVTNRTNQFTRRYNEVTQQINTVEQIGFFPDILYRIQF
- a CDS encoding nuclear transport factor 2 family protein, producing the protein MTTEEVANQLVKLCREGKFEECIRELYSPDIISIEPEGGPWESKVQGLDALAKKGQQWNEMLAEFHSSEISDPVAAENFFSITMKSKVTLKGMDHQIDMDEVCVYRVEDGKVVTEQFFYTPMPQPA
- a CDS encoding DUF6268 family outer membrane beta-barrel protein, which produces MSKKSVVVTALCHSFIEIVKYLNARLVFLPNFAISMRIVLSIVIVFCLYSGANCQYLDLAKVEYTVAPGDDANFSYNSKRILFNVPFRIHDKAYFFAGVDYTATNINLREEMDSYDKSDTDNFTEIDLNLTYTSMMNNDWRFGVQITPSVNSNLQDGLMSQDLLMSGVIVFVKDKKNSDSAKKPFRIIAGLSYSTNSRRPIPFPFISYYRKFHRKWSYNVGAPVSNVQYHISEKHRIKVYAEGDGFNAHIQNGVIVNEMDRANRLRMLLILTGLRYEYKVSKHIESYLNVTRTVFSDVQLRDDMENVFVPAIDNLMHYRIGLRCKI